In Streptomyces sp. NBC_01439, the following are encoded in one genomic region:
- a CDS encoding bifunctional glycosyltransferase/CDP-glycerol:glycerophosphate glycerophosphotransferase, with protein sequence MHVPDVSVVVIVYNDAERLPTAVRSVLDQTLHSVEVVIVDDCSKDRSYAVAQELESAHPGRVRAFQLPENSGGCGAPRNHGIQQATGTYVMFLDSDDVLERNACRNMLDAAERTGSDLVAGMCVRVHLDNRWGKTTEWYPWIYSRTRTLESITEYPDLLVYDTLSTNKCYRRAFLLEQGLEFPVGIHYEDLLFSAQAYVAARRITLIPNHVYYWNVVEKAAALSISNRRHEIANFVHRMEIHRRVDALLAEKGHTDIKSAKDAKFLKHDLVLHLRDLPLLSDEYRQEFARLANGYLEGIDPAAYENVTYLQAICAYLLGKEDWDNLLPAADAMTNKGRLTSPLAERDGRVYWCAQHIDGPDGAEARRILDVTEQAFHTTPLTSLTLGNRLTSYEDDGRGTVTLSGSVVNPLGRIPADAALKATLEFRARRQIGVRSFSFPVETVRHAGDTIEWTGTADVASTVRPLGIIDAVWDVRLKLTAGGERITTRVAIGGVDLESAARLRVRPRLTRLVSDRFGPQMTKKGNLSYVLSAEGAAAVRTQSLINNAIQGKAAGVVKRGLRKALRARRNMGSGEQKVKVYHEVFSKLPIKKGTVVFESHMGKQYSDSPKAIYEELVRQGAPFEAIWSYAGAKPTGFPKEATLVKRWSWPYLRALAQAEYWVDNQGFPLALAKRPGTTYIQTWHGSALKRMGFHEPRTKAQGRAGQARFQAAVDRFDHFLIRSEHDTRTLAKGFRLRDEVLLRTGYPRNDALVEVHRAESNSGERVRGPLAGELGIDPDKKVLLYAPTFRAGADGAVEGFDFPFDVEEFADRLGDRFTLLVRTHYLNSVSLPPSVAGRVIDVSRHHDITPLLALADGLITDYSSVMFDYAVLDRPMLFFAYDYEKYATDIRGTYFDLKEKAPGPVVATADELLQALAAFEEADVKYAQARQRFLAEFGEYDRGDAARQIVEKFFTRSGK encoded by the coding sequence GTGCACGTGCCCGACGTCTCCGTGGTCGTCATCGTCTACAACGACGCAGAGCGTCTGCCGACAGCAGTCCGGTCGGTTCTGGACCAGACCCTGCACAGCGTCGAAGTCGTGATCGTCGACGACTGCAGCAAGGACCGCTCGTACGCGGTCGCCCAGGAACTGGAATCTGCACATCCGGGGAGGGTGCGCGCCTTCCAGCTGCCGGAGAACAGCGGCGGCTGCGGTGCGCCGCGCAACCACGGCATCCAGCAGGCCACCGGAACGTACGTGATGTTCCTCGACAGCGACGACGTGCTGGAGCGCAACGCCTGCCGGAACATGCTGGACGCCGCCGAGCGGACCGGATCCGACCTGGTCGCGGGCATGTGCGTACGCGTGCACCTCGACAACCGGTGGGGCAAGACCACCGAGTGGTACCCCTGGATCTACTCGCGCACCCGCACCCTGGAGTCGATCACCGAGTATCCCGACCTGCTGGTCTACGACACCCTCTCCACGAACAAGTGCTACCGGCGCGCGTTCCTGCTGGAGCAGGGACTGGAGTTCCCGGTCGGCATCCACTACGAGGACCTGCTGTTCTCCGCGCAGGCCTACGTGGCCGCCCGCCGCATCACGCTGATCCCGAACCACGTCTACTACTGGAACGTGGTCGAGAAGGCCGCGGCCCTGTCGATCAGCAACCGGCGCCACGAGATCGCGAACTTCGTCCACCGGATGGAGATCCACCGCCGCGTCGACGCCCTGTTGGCCGAAAAGGGCCACACGGACATCAAGTCCGCGAAGGACGCCAAGTTCCTCAAGCACGACCTCGTCCTGCACCTGCGCGACCTGCCGCTGCTGAGCGACGAATACCGCCAGGAGTTCGCCCGCCTCGCCAACGGCTACCTGGAGGGGATCGACCCGGCGGCGTACGAGAACGTCACGTACCTCCAGGCGATCTGCGCGTACCTGCTGGGCAAGGAGGACTGGGACAACCTGCTCCCGGCCGCCGACGCCATGACCAACAAGGGCCGGCTCACCTCCCCCCTCGCCGAGCGCGACGGGCGCGTCTACTGGTGCGCGCAGCACATCGACGGTCCCGACGGTGCCGAGGCCCGCCGGATACTGGACGTCACCGAGCAGGCCTTCCACACCACGCCGCTCACCTCCCTCACCCTGGGCAACCGGCTCACCTCCTACGAGGACGACGGCCGCGGCACGGTCACCCTGTCCGGCTCCGTGGTGAACCCGCTGGGCCGGATCCCGGCCGACGCGGCGCTGAAGGCCACGCTGGAGTTCCGGGCCCGCCGGCAGATCGGCGTGCGCTCCTTCAGCTTCCCGGTGGAAACCGTCCGCCACGCCGGTGACACGATCGAGTGGACCGGCACCGCCGACGTCGCGAGCACGGTCCGTCCGCTCGGCATCATCGACGCCGTCTGGGACGTCCGCCTCAAGCTGACCGCGGGCGGCGAACGGATCACCACCCGTGTCGCGATCGGCGGGGTCGACCTGGAGTCGGCGGCCCGGCTGCGCGTGCGCCCGCGGCTGACCCGGTTGGTCTCCGACCGCTTCGGGCCCCAGATGACCAAGAAGGGCAATCTCAGCTACGTGCTGAGCGCCGAGGGCGCCGCCGCCGTCCGCACCCAGTCGCTGATCAACAACGCCATACAGGGCAAGGCGGCCGGCGTGGTCAAGCGGGGCCTGCGCAAGGCACTGCGGGCCCGCCGCAACATGGGCTCCGGCGAGCAGAAGGTGAAGGTCTACCACGAGGTCTTCTCGAAGCTGCCGATCAAGAAGGGCACGGTCGTCTTCGAGAGCCACATGGGCAAGCAGTACAGCGACAGCCCCAAGGCGATCTACGAGGAGCTGGTCCGCCAGGGCGCGCCGTTCGAGGCGATCTGGTCGTACGCGGGCGCCAAGCCCACCGGCTTCCCCAAGGAGGCCACCCTGGTCAAGCGCTGGAGCTGGCCGTACCTGCGCGCCCTCGCGCAGGCCGAGTACTGGGTCGACAACCAGGGCTTCCCGCTGGCGCTGGCCAAGCGCCCGGGCACCACGTACATCCAGACCTGGCACGGCTCGGCGCTCAAGCGGATGGGCTTCCACGAGCCCCGGACCAAGGCGCAGGGCCGGGCCGGCCAGGCCCGTTTCCAGGCGGCCGTGGACCGCTTCGACCACTTCCTGATCCGCTCCGAGCACGACACCCGCACCCTCGCCAAGGGCTTCCGGCTGCGCGACGAGGTGCTGCTGCGCACGGGCTACCCGCGCAACGACGCCCTCGTCGAGGTGCACCGGGCCGAGTCGAACAGCGGTGAGCGGGTGCGCGGGCCCCTCGCGGGCGAGCTCGGCATCGACCCGGACAAGAAGGTGCTGCTGTACGCGCCGACCTTCCGGGCGGGCGCGGACGGCGCGGTGGAGGGCTTCGACTTCCCCTTCGACGTGGAGGAGTTCGCGGACCGGCTCGGCGACCGCTTCACGCTGCTGGTGCGGACCCACTACCTCAACAGCGTCTCGCTGCCGCCGTCCGTCGCGGGCCGCGTCATCGACGTGTCCCGGCACCACGACATCACCCCGCTGCTGGCCCTCGCCGACGGTCTGATCACCGACTACTCGTCCGTGATGTTCGACTACGCGGTCCTGGACCGGCCGATGCTGTTCTTCGCGTACGACTACGAGAAGTACGCCACCGACATCCGCGGCACGTACTTCGACCTGAAGGAGAAGGCCCCGGGCCCGGTGGTGGCCACGGCGGACGAACTCCTCCAGGCCCTCGCGGCCTTCGAGGAGGCCGACGTCAAGTACGCCCAGGCACGGCAGCGTTTCCTCGCCGAGTTCGGCGAGTACGACCGCGGGGACGCAGCCCGCCAGATCGTAGAGAAGTTCTTCACCAGGAGCGGCAAGTGA
- a CDS encoding GtrA family protein translates to MSRKDQLGQVFRFALVGGVNTGTFFVIYLLLHPWMPYFAAYSLAFVLAMVGSFFMNTYFTYRTRPTWKKFFLFPLTNITNFVIQSVGLYALVTWAGMDTRIAPLVAAVVAIPFTFLLSRKILVPGAARAEEAPVVEAGSSSRV, encoded by the coding sequence ATGAGCCGCAAGGACCAGCTCGGCCAGGTGTTCAGATTCGCCCTCGTGGGCGGAGTCAACACCGGCACCTTCTTCGTCATCTACCTGCTCCTGCACCCGTGGATGCCGTACTTCGCCGCCTACTCCCTCGCCTTCGTCCTGGCGATGGTCGGCTCGTTCTTCATGAACACCTACTTCACCTACCGGACCCGGCCGACCTGGAAGAAGTTCTTCCTCTTCCCGCTGACGAACATCACCAACTTCGTCATCCAGTCCGTCGGCCTCTACGCGCTGGTGACCTGGGCCGGGATGGACACCCGGATCGCCCCCCTGGTCGCAGCGGTCGTGGCCATCCCGTTCACCTTCCTGCTCTCCCGCAAGATCCTCGTCCCGGGTGCCGCCCGGGCCGAGGAGGCCCCCGTCGTGGAGGCGGGGTCCTCGTCCAGGGTCTGA
- a CDS encoding glycosyltransferase family 2 protein — protein MNSSNLPTVSVVVIAYNDAGLVGEAVSSALAQGPVVAEVIAVNDASSDGTARVLDELAAEHPRLKVVHRTENSGGCGTPRNDGIATASGRYVLFLDSDDVLPPGAAEALVRTAEEHRAPVTVGAAVRRELPQHHDVPWMPGLHTPGEVIERPVDRPELVRDTLCVNKLYERAFLQEHGLRFPDGRFIYEDFVFTARVLAAAPRIAVTGDLVYVWHVRRSAAQVSISLDRKDVGNWRSRIEAHRTAARILAEASPVLGSACRVKFLEYDLRMYLRELGRDPEYQAAWWTLTREYVDTFPEADIESAAAHARWIVSVLRATATPPADVERLTRLAAEPPRLLPPYATGPTGVPVWSEELPVELAGLSALPVGELPVTVDAEPAGRAAVRIRVHDLYGRLAEAGPVTAQLSFKLRAGGEAVFAQPVELHSDPDRSGGWIAVLPFRLADLAVTGRRQGVRRMQAWNVGVGVQCADGSSVFTSLRPRGRLLRRRALPSSRYGVLLAQPYRTGAGALALRLAPGAEGALYLVRNRLDRARAGRGAG, from the coding sequence GTGAACAGCAGCAACCTACCCACCGTGTCCGTCGTGGTCATCGCGTACAACGACGCCGGTCTCGTGGGCGAGGCCGTTTCCTCGGCCCTCGCCCAGGGCCCGGTGGTCGCCGAGGTCATCGCGGTGAACGACGCCTCGTCCGACGGCACCGCACGGGTGCTGGACGAACTGGCCGCAGAGCACCCCCGCCTCAAGGTCGTGCACCGGACGGAGAACAGCGGGGGGTGCGGCACCCCGCGCAACGACGGGATCGCGACTGCTTCCGGCCGGTACGTGCTCTTCCTCGACAGCGACGACGTCCTGCCGCCGGGGGCCGCCGAAGCCCTCGTGCGCACCGCCGAGGAACACCGCGCCCCGGTCACCGTCGGCGCGGCGGTACGGCGCGAGCTACCCCAGCACCACGACGTCCCGTGGATGCCGGGGCTGCACACGCCGGGCGAGGTGATCGAGCGGCCGGTGGACCGGCCCGAGCTCGTCCGCGACACCCTCTGCGTCAACAAGCTGTACGAGCGCGCCTTCCTCCAGGAGCACGGCCTGCGCTTCCCCGATGGCCGGTTCATCTACGAGGACTTCGTCTTCACCGCCCGCGTGCTCGCCGCGGCCCCCCGCATCGCCGTCACCGGCGACCTCGTCTACGTCTGGCACGTGCGCCGCAGCGCGGCCCAGGTGTCGATCTCCCTGGACCGCAAGGACGTCGGGAACTGGCGCTCCCGCATCGAGGCCCACCGCACGGCCGCCCGGATCCTCGCCGAGGCCTCCCCGGTGCTGGGCAGCGCCTGCCGGGTGAAGTTCCTCGAGTACGACCTGCGCATGTACCTGCGCGAGCTCGGCCGGGACCCCGAGTACCAGGCCGCCTGGTGGACCCTGACCCGCGAATACGTCGACACCTTCCCCGAGGCCGACATCGAGTCCGCCGCGGCCCACGCCCGCTGGATCGTTTCCGTGCTGCGCGCCACCGCGACCCCGCCCGCCGATGTCGAGCGGCTCACCCGGCTGGCCGCCGAACCGCCGCGGCTGCTGCCCCCGTACGCGACCGGTCCCACCGGAGTTCCGGTGTGGAGCGAGGAGCTCCCGGTCGAGCTGGCGGGTCTCTCCGCGCTGCCGGTCGGCGAGCTGCCCGTCACCGTCGACGCCGAACCGGCCGGCCGCGCCGCCGTCCGGATCCGCGTGCACGACCTGTACGGGCGCCTCGCCGAGGCCGGGCCCGTCACCGCGCAGCTGAGCTTCAAGCTCCGTGCGGGCGGCGAGGCGGTCTTCGCGCAGCCGGTCGAGCTGCACTCCGACCCCGACCGCAGCGGCGGCTGGATCGCCGTGCTGCCGTTCCGCCTCGCCGATTTGGCCGTCACGGGCCGCCGCCAGGGGGTGCGCAGGATGCAGGCGTGGAACGTCGGGGTGGGCGTGCAGTGTGCCGACGGGAGCTCGGTGTTCACCTCCTTGCGCCCCCGGGGCCGACTGCTTCGCCGTCGGGCGCTGCCCAGCAGCCGGTACGGTGTGCTGCTGGCGCAGCCTTACCGGACGGGGGCCGGCGCCCTCGCGCTGCGCCTCGCGCCCGGCGCCGAGGGCGCGCTGTACCTCGTGCGCAACCGCCTCGACCGGGCCCGGGCGGGCCGTGGGGCGGGCTGA
- the galE gene encoding UDP-glucose 4-epimerase GalE, producing the protein MTFLITGGAGYIGAHVVRAMRLAGEEVVVFDDLSTGDEDRVPEGVPLVVGSVLDRLAVEEVIRKHKITGVVHLAGKKQVGESVEKPMYYYHENVQGLAVLLQAVADAGVRNFLFSSSASVYGMPDVDLVTEDTPCKPLSPYGETKLAGEWLVRAAGRAHGISTACLRYFNVAGAATPELADTGVFNLVPMVFERYDAGQGAKIFGDDYPTPDGTCIRDYIHVEDLAEAHVAAARKLAEWAAAGDHKDLTVNIGRGEGVSVAEMVELMNENTGHDIAPVISPRRPGDPAKVVASADKITGELGWKARHDVREMVVSAWAGWEANKVARKDAHRDVHKP; encoded by the coding sequence ATGACGTTTCTGATCACCGGTGGCGCCGGATACATCGGCGCGCACGTCGTCCGCGCGATGCGGCTCGCGGGGGAGGAGGTCGTCGTCTTCGACGACCTCTCCACGGGCGACGAGGACCGCGTACCGGAAGGCGTCCCGCTGGTGGTCGGCTCCGTCCTCGACCGGCTGGCCGTGGAGGAGGTCATCCGCAAGCACAAGATCACCGGCGTGGTGCACCTGGCGGGCAAGAAGCAGGTCGGCGAGTCCGTCGAGAAGCCGATGTACTACTACCACGAGAACGTGCAGGGCCTGGCCGTCCTGCTCCAGGCCGTGGCCGACGCGGGCGTCCGCAACTTCCTCTTCTCCTCCTCCGCCTCCGTCTACGGCATGCCCGACGTGGACCTGGTCACCGAGGACACCCCGTGCAAGCCGCTGAGCCCCTACGGCGAGACCAAGCTGGCCGGAGAGTGGCTGGTGCGCGCCGCGGGCAGGGCGCACGGCATCTCCACCGCCTGCCTGCGCTACTTCAACGTGGCGGGCGCCGCGACCCCGGAGCTCGCCGACACCGGCGTTTTCAACCTGGTCCCGATGGTCTTCGAGCGCTACGACGCCGGCCAGGGCGCCAAGATCTTCGGTGACGACTACCCGACCCCCGACGGCACCTGCATCCGCGACTACATCCACGTCGAGGACCTCGCGGAGGCCCATGTGGCGGCCGCCCGCAAGCTGGCCGAGTGGGCCGCGGCCGGCGACCACAAGGACCTCACCGTCAACATCGGGCGCGGCGAGGGCGTATCGGTCGCCGAGATGGTCGAGCTCATGAACGAGAACACCGGGCACGACATCGCCCCCGTGATCAGCCCGCGCCGCCCGGGCGACCCGGCGAAGGTCGTGGCCTCGGCCGACAAGATCACCGGGGAGCTGGGTTGGAAGGCCCGGCACGACGTCCGCGAGATGGTCGTCTCCGCCTGGGCGGGCTGGGAGGCCAACAAGGTGGCCCGCAAGGACGCCCACCGGGACGTCCACAAGCCCTGA
- the obgE gene encoding GTPase ObgE: protein MTTFVDRVELHVAAGNGGHGCASVHREKFKPLGGPDGGNGGRGGDVILVVEQAITTLLDYHHSPHRKATNGKPGEGGNRSGKDGQDLVLPVPDGTVVLDKEGNVLADLVGQGTTYVAAEGGRGGLGNAALSSARRKAPGFALLGVPGTTGDIVLELKTVADVALVGFPSAGKSSLISVLSSAKPKIADYPFTTLVPNLGVVTAGSTVYTIADVPGLIPGASQGRGLGLEFLRHVERCSVLVHVLDTATLESDRDPIADLDVIEEELKLYGGGLEKRPRLVVLNKVDIPDGQELADMVRPDLEARGYKVFEVSAVARTGLKELSYFLAEVIAKARARKPKEEATRIVIRPKAVDDAGFTVTYDEVEDVYKVRGEKPERWVRQTDFNNDEAVGYLADRLNRLGVEDALKKAGARAGDGVAIGSDENAVVFDWEPTMMAGAEMLGRRGEDHRMDAPRPATTRRKEKEAKRGDSAQQEYDEFRPF, encoded by the coding sequence ATGACCACCTTCGTGGACCGCGTCGAGCTGCACGTCGCCGCGGGTAACGGGGGCCACGGCTGCGCCTCCGTTCACCGGGAGAAGTTCAAGCCGCTCGGCGGCCCCGACGGTGGAAACGGCGGCCGTGGCGGCGACGTCATCCTGGTGGTGGAGCAGGCGATCACCACGCTGCTGGACTACCACCACAGCCCCCACCGCAAGGCCACGAACGGCAAGCCCGGCGAGGGCGGCAACCGCTCCGGCAAGGACGGCCAGGACCTGGTCCTGCCCGTGCCGGACGGCACCGTCGTCCTCGACAAGGAGGGCAACGTCCTCGCGGACCTGGTCGGCCAGGGAACCACCTACGTGGCCGCCGAGGGCGGTCGCGGCGGTCTCGGCAACGCCGCGCTCTCCTCCGCCCGCCGCAAGGCCCCCGGCTTCGCGCTCCTCGGTGTCCCCGGCACCACCGGCGACATCGTCCTGGAGCTCAAGACCGTCGCCGACGTGGCGCTGGTCGGCTTCCCGAGCGCCGGCAAGTCCTCGCTGATCTCGGTGCTCTCCTCCGCCAAGCCGAAGATCGCGGACTACCCCTTCACCACCCTCGTCCCGAACCTGGGCGTCGTCACGGCCGGTTCCACGGTCTACACGATCGCCGACGTCCCGGGTCTGATCCCCGGCGCCAGCCAGGGCCGTGGCCTGGGCCTGGAGTTCCTGCGGCACGTCGAGCGCTGCTCGGTGCTGGTGCACGTCCTGGACACCGCCACGCTGGAGTCCGACCGCGACCCGATCGCCGACCTCGACGTCATCGAGGAGGAGCTCAAGCTCTACGGCGGCGGCCTGGAGAAGCGTCCGCGCCTCGTCGTCCTCAACAAGGTCGACATCCCGGACGGCCAGGAGCTCGCCGACATGGTCCGCCCGGACCTGGAGGCCCGCGGCTACAAGGTCTTCGAGGTCTCCGCGGTCGCCCGTACGGGTCTGAAGGAGCTTTCCTACTTCCTCGCCGAGGTCATCGCCAAGGCCCGCGCCCGCAAGCCGAAGGAGGAGGCGACCCGCATCGTCATCCGCCCGAAGGCCGTGGACGACGCCGGTTTCACCGTCACCTACGACGAGGTCGAGGACGTCTACAAGGTGCGCGGCGAGAAGCCGGAGCGCTGGGTCCGCCAGACCGACTTCAACAACGACGAGGCCGTCGGCTACCTGGCCGACCGCCTCAACCGCCTCGGTGTCGAGGACGCGCTCAAGAAGGCCGGCGCCCGCGCCGGTGACGGCGTGGCCATCGGCTCCGACGAGAACGCGGTCGTCTTCGACTGGGAGCCGACCATGATGGCCGGCGCCGAGATGCTGGGCCGCCGCGGCGAGGACCACCGGATGGACGCGCCGCGCCCGGCCACGACGCGCCGCAAGGAGAAGGAAGCCAAGCGCGGGGACTCGGCGCAGCAGGAATACGACGAATTCCGGCCGTTCTGA
- a CDS encoding glycosyltransferase family 2 protein: protein MTKLSVVVPCFNEEAVIDSFDVEIRRVLDALPVEYEVCYVDDGSRDGTLDKLRKIAAEHGEETRYVSFSRNFGKEAGMLAGLREATGDAVVIMDADLQHPPELIATMLEHYRQGHDQIIARRTREGDKKLRSALSSLYYRGVNRWVDVELTDGVGDFRMLSRPAVDALLSLPEYNRFSKGLFSWIGFDTVHFDYRNAQREAGETKWKFGALLNYGMDGLISFNNKPLRIGIWFGVSLVALTGLYALWITIMAITNGVESPGYVTLVAIITGLGGVQLIMLGLIGEYIGRIYYEAKRRPHFLVKEAHGAQPLPRTDDRPAAPVAEPTIVERSAR from the coding sequence ATGACGAAGCTGTCCGTAGTTGTCCCCTGCTTCAACGAAGAAGCCGTCATCGACAGCTTCGATGTGGAGATCCGGAGGGTCCTGGACGCCCTCCCCGTCGAGTACGAGGTCTGCTACGTCGACGACGGAAGCCGCGACGGCACCCTCGACAAGCTCCGGAAGATCGCCGCCGAACACGGCGAAGAGACCCGCTACGTCTCCTTCAGCCGGAACTTCGGCAAGGAGGCCGGCATGCTCGCGGGTCTGCGCGAGGCCACGGGCGACGCCGTAGTGATCATGGATGCGGACCTCCAGCACCCGCCGGAGCTCATCGCGACCATGCTGGAGCACTACCGGCAGGGACACGACCAGATCATCGCCCGCCGCACGCGCGAGGGCGACAAGAAGCTCCGCTCCGCCCTCAGCAGCCTCTACTACCGGGGCGTCAACCGCTGGGTCGACGTGGAGCTCACCGACGGCGTCGGTGACTTCCGCATGCTTTCGCGCCCGGCCGTGGACGCCCTGCTGTCGCTGCCGGAGTACAACCGCTTCTCCAAGGGGCTGTTCTCCTGGATCGGCTTCGACACCGTCCACTTCGACTACCGCAACGCGCAGCGCGAGGCCGGCGAGACGAAGTGGAAGTTCGGCGCCCTGCTGAACTACGGCATGGACGGCCTGATCTCCTTCAACAACAAGCCGCTGCGCATCGGGATCTGGTTCGGCGTGTCGCTGGTCGCCCTGACCGGCCTGTACGCCCTGTGGATCACGATCATGGCGATCACCAACGGCGTCGAGTCCCCGGGGTACGTCACCCTCGTGGCCATCATCACAGGCCTGGGCGGCGTACAGTTGATCATGTTGGGCCTGATCGGCGAGTACATCGGCCGCATCTACTACGAGGCCAAGCGCAGGCCGCACTTCCTGGTGAAGGAAGCGCACGGAGCACAGCCGCTCCCGCGGACCGACGACCGGCCGGCGGCCCCGGTCGCAGAGCCTACGATCGTGGAGCGCAGCGCCCGATGA
- a CDS encoding glycosyltransferase, whose translation MSQQTATPGGRDIFIVSNNVDEIGGVTTWSHQMARQFTDRGHRVHIVGIAPVADDIRQKLPQGLPYEMTTLYDAHPPSARRLRGIKGRLNAPERRRQAARRAQMRVKAERLSELLRAARPGGVVIVTQVWAMEWVALADTKGLTVIGMSHESFEASQKSTRGERVRRFYPQVDRLLVLTAEDADLWIRAGMENVGSMPNPLPFMPDSPAPRTEKVVACVGRLAFEKGVDLLLDTWADVAPHHPDWTLRIYGAGTEEATLKAYCTSLGLDDSVEWMGSTADVLGALRGASVFAQASRAEGFPITLLEAMAAGVPPAAFDCAPGVREIVEHGEDGLLARLGNTMELAGHLRELMSDRELRDRLGDNAFRSVKRYSSPEITDRWEELFSFLER comes from the coding sequence GTGAGCCAGCAGACCGCCACCCCGGGCGGCCGTGACATCTTCATCGTCTCCAACAACGTCGACGAGATCGGCGGCGTGACCACCTGGTCGCACCAGATGGCCCGGCAGTTCACCGATCGCGGCCACCGGGTGCACATCGTGGGCATCGCCCCGGTCGCCGACGACATCCGGCAGAAGCTGCCGCAGGGTCTGCCGTACGAGATGACCACGCTCTACGACGCACACCCGCCGTCGGCCCGCCGGCTGCGCGGGATCAAGGGCCGGCTGAACGCGCCCGAGCGGCGCCGCCAGGCAGCCCGGCGGGCGCAGATGCGGGTCAAGGCGGAGCGGCTGAGCGAGCTGCTGCGGGCAGCCCGTCCGGGCGGTGTCGTCATCGTCACCCAGGTCTGGGCGATGGAGTGGGTGGCGCTCGCCGACACCAAGGGGCTCACCGTCATCGGGATGAGCCACGAGTCCTTCGAGGCCAGCCAGAAGTCCACCCGCGGGGAGCGGGTCCGCCGCTTCTACCCGCAGGTCGACCGGCTGCTGGTGCTCACCGCCGAGGACGCGGACCTGTGGATCCGGGCCGGCATGGAGAACGTGGGGAGCATGCCGAACCCGCTGCCCTTCATGCCCGACTCCCCCGCGCCCCGCACGGAGAAGGTCGTGGCGTGCGTCGGCCGCCTCGCCTTCGAGAAGGGCGTCGACCTGCTGCTCGACACCTGGGCGGACGTCGCACCGCACCACCCCGACTGGACCCTGCGGATCTACGGGGCGGGCACGGAGGAGGCGACGCTGAAGGCGTACTGCACCTCGCTGGGCCTGGACGACTCCGTGGAGTGGATGGGAAGCACCGCCGACGTACTGGGCGCCCTGCGCGGAGCCTCGGTCTTCGCCCAGGCCTCACGGGCCGAGGGCTTCCCGATCACGCTGCTGGAAGCGATGGCGGCGGGCGTGCCGCCGGCCGCCTTCGACTGCGCGCCGGGCGTACGGGAGATCGTCGAGCACGGCGAGGACGGGCTGCTGGCCCGGCTGGGCAACACGATGGAGCTGGCCGGCCACCTGCGCGAGCTGATGTCCGACCGGGAGCTGCGCGACCGGCTCGGGGACAACGCCTTCCGTTCGGTCAAGCGGTACTCCAGCCCCGAGATCACCGACCGGTGGGAAGAGCTGTTCTCCTTCCTGGAGCGCTGA
- the proB gene encoding glutamate 5-kinase, whose protein sequence is MSAARQGVVDARRIVVKVGSSSLTTAAGGLDADRVDALVDVLAKARSGGEKEIVLVSSGAIAAGLSPLGLRRRPKDLARQQAAASVGQGLLVARYTASFARYGVRVGQVLLTTDDTSRRAHYRNAYRTLDQLLAMGALPVVNENDTVATDEIRFGDNDRLAALVAHLVRADLLVLLSDVDGLYDGDPSQPGTTRIEEVRGPEDIAHVSIGSAGKAGVGTGGMVTKVEAARIAAAAGIPVVLTSASQAADALAGRGTGTLFHATGRRSADRLLWLQHASTPQGHLVLDDGAVRAVTKRGSSLLPAGIAAVEGDFVAGDPVELRSADGRAVARGLVNFDAKELPQLLGRSTRELARELGPAYEREVVHRDDLVLLEG, encoded by the coding sequence GTGTCAGCGGCTAGGCAAGGTGTCGTGGACGCCCGCAGGATCGTGGTCAAGGTCGGCTCCTCCTCCCTGACCACCGCGGCCGGCGGACTCGACGCGGACCGGGTGGACGCGCTCGTCGACGTCCTCGCCAAGGCCCGCAGCGGAGGCGAGAAGGAGATCGTCCTCGTCTCCAGCGGAGCCATCGCCGCCGGACTCTCGCCGCTCGGCCTGCGCCGGCGGCCCAAGGACCTGGCCCGGCAGCAGGCCGCCGCGAGCGTCGGCCAGGGCCTGCTCGTCGCCCGCTACACCGCCTCCTTCGCCCGGTACGGCGTCCGCGTCGGCCAGGTGCTCCTCACCACCGACGACACCAGCCGCCGGGCCCACTACCGCAACGCCTACCGCACCCTCGACCAGCTGCTCGCCATGGGCGCCCTCCCCGTGGTCAACGAGAACGACACCGTCGCCACGGACGAGATCCGCTTCGGCGACAACGACCGGCTGGCGGCCCTCGTCGCCCACCTCGTCCGTGCCGACCTCCTCGTCCTCCTCTCGGACGTGGACGGCCTCTACGACGGCGACCCCTCCCAGCCCGGCACCACGCGCATCGAAGAGGTCCGCGGGCCCGAGGACATCGCGCACGTCTCCATCGGCAGCGCCGGCAAGGCCGGCGTGGGCACCGGAGGCATGGTCACCAAGGTCGAGGCGGCCCGGATCGCGGCCGCGGCCGGGATCCCCGTGGTGCTGACCTCCGCGAGCCAGGCCGCCGACGCGCTGGCCGGACGGGGGACCGGCACGCTGTTCCACGCCACCGGGCGCCGCTCGGCGGACCGGCTGCTCTGGCTCCAGCACGCGTCGACCCCGCAGGGGCACCTGGTCCTGGACGACGGCGCCGTCCGCGCGGTCACCAAGCGCGGGAGCTCGCTGCTGCCCGCCGGGATCGCGGCGGTCGAAGGCGACTTCGTCGCCGGGGACCCGGTGGAACTGCGCTCCGCGGACGGCCGCGCCGTGGCCCGGGGCCTGGTCAACTTCGACGCCAAGGAACTCCCGCAGCTCCTCGGCCGCTCCACTCGCGAGCTCGCGCGGGAACTCGGACCCGCGTACGAGCGGGAGGTCGTCCACCGGGACGATCTCGTCCTGCTGGAGGGCTGA